In bacterium, a single genomic region encodes these proteins:
- the metK gene encoding methionine adenosyltransferase, giving the protein MSNSKYLFSSESVTEGHPDKIADQISDAVLDAILTKDTKARVACETLVKTGFAMVAGEITTTASIDFPEVIRKTIKEIGYDDSRKGFDYETCGVLVAIDKQSPDISQGVTEGEGLFKEQGAGDQGLMFGYATDETPEFMPAPIDFSHRLTMKLAELRKNGTLPWLRPDGKSQVTIEYQNDKPVRIDTVVMSTQHAPEVDHKTIEEALIEQIAKKCLPADLLDKSTRFLINPTGRFVIGGPQGDCGLTGRKIIVDTYGGMGHHGGGAFSGKDPSKVDRSACYMARYVAKNIVAAKLAKRAEVQIAYAIGFPEPVSVMVNTFGTSEVPGDKLTQAVREVFQLKPAGIIRELNLLRPIYRKTASYGHFGRNDPDFHWEKTDKVEALRKVLNF; this is encoded by the coding sequence ATGAGCAACTCCAAGTATTTATTTTCTTCGGAATCGGTGACCGAAGGCCATCCCGACAAAATTGCCGACCAGATCTCCGACGCTGTCCTGGATGCCATCCTGACCAAGGACACCAAGGCCCGGGTCGCCTGCGAAACCCTGGTCAAGACCGGCTTCGCCATGGTGGCCGGCGAGATCACCACCACCGCCTCGATCGACTTCCCCGAGGTCATCCGCAAGACGATCAAGGAAATCGGCTATGACGACAGCCGCAAGGGCTTCGACTACGAGACCTGCGGCGTCCTGGTCGCCATCGACAAGCAATCGCCCGACATTTCCCAGGGCGTCACCGAGGGCGAAGGCCTCTTCAAGGAGCAAGGCGCCGGCGACCAGGGCCTGATGTTCGGCTACGCCACCGACGAGACCCCGGAATTCATGCCCGCTCCGATCGACTTCTCGCACCGCCTCACCATGAAGCTGGCCGAGCTGCGCAAGAACGGCACTTTGCCCTGGCTTCGGCCCGACGGCAAATCCCAGGTCACCATCGAATACCAAAACGACAAGCCGGTCCGCATCGACACCGTGGTCATGAGCACCCAGCACGCGCCCGAGGTCGACCATAAGACCATCGAAGAGGCCTTGATCGAGCAGATCGCCAAGAAATGCCTGCCGGCCGACCTGCTCGACAAGAGTACCCGCTTTTTGATCAATCCGACCGGCCGCTTCGTCATCGGCGGGCCCCAGGGCGACTGCGGTCTCACCGGCCGCAAGATCATCGTCGACACCTACGGCGGCATGGGCCACCACGGCGGCGGCGCCTTCAGCGGCAAGGATCCCAGCAAGGTCGACCGCTCGGCCTGCTACATGGCCCGCTACGTCGCCAAGAACATCGTCGCGGCCAAGCTCGCCAAGCGGGCCGAGGTCCAGATCGCCTACGCCATCGGCTTTCCCGAGCCGGTCAGCGTGATGGTCAACACCTTCGGCACCAGCGAGGTCCCCGGCGACAAGCTAACCCAAGCGGTCCGCGAGGTCTTCCAATTGAAGCCGGCCGGCATCATCCGCGAGCTCAACCTGCTCCGCCCGATCTACCGCAAGACCGCCTCTTACGGTCACTTCGGCCGCAACGACCCCGACTTCCATTGGGAAAAGACCGACAAGGTCGAGGCGCTGCGGAAAGTTTTGAATTTTTGA